In Oryza glaberrima chromosome 8, OglaRS2, whole genome shotgun sequence, the following are encoded in one genomic region:
- the LOC127783123 gene encoding wall-associated receptor kinase 2-like, which translates to MERVSSSWISFPCFLAAALLLLLPFFAVAAAAAGSDDGRSSGNCTSRCGNISIEYPFGMEAGCYRDGFNLTCNHSYNPPRLFLGDGTIQVLDISFPSNEVRVNINRMVFNSTEKRIVQNKTLDVGGPFVVSRFGNKIGLVGCNARVDLRGGENNSLISSCTAVCPSEDDRFTLSGLGDSACSSGLGCCQATFPLDYSSYNIQIQNLQRQSVSKFDNLVYVVDEELKFSYTPESQNFPEALPAVLNWFIVSNFSCTPTSSAPITGPECRSANSGCSGVNGGYKCYCPNGYQGNPYVSGGCHDIDECHSPDYSCYGVCKNTPGSYSCECNQGYEGDASEPNGCKDIDECAHPENYTCHGECQNWPGGYTCIPAVSGRDLGLRIGLGVGGGTILLLLAFGAPFISSKMKLRKMKRMKETFFRQNHGLLLERLVSQRADIGQRMIMTLQELEKATDNFDKSREIGGGGHGVVYKGILDLQVVAIKKSRIVVKREINDFINEVAILSQINHRNVVKLLGCCLETEVPLLVYEFISNGSLDHHLYVDGPISLSWDDRIRIALEVARALTYLHSATTIPIFHRDIKACNILLDENLISKVSDFGASRYIPVEQTEVTTAVQGTIGYLDPMYYYTGHLTDKSDVFSFGVLLIELLTRKRPMYMTDHGESLVLYFASLHRQGQLVQIIDPQVMTEGDGDQIQEVASLAATCTKLDGQDRPTMRDVEMTLENLLVKKKLASHSVKSSRYNASEITWHYMLAAGQESKEMSKQYNIGGGDVV; encoded by the exons atggagagagtatcaaGCAGCTGGATATCATTCCCTTGTTTTCTAGCtgccgcgctgctgctgctgctgccgttcTTTGCCGTGGCAGCAGCTGCAGCGGGGAGTGACGACGGCAGGAGCAGCGGCAACTGCACCAGCCGGTGCGGCAACATCAGCATCGAGTACCCGTTCGGCATGGAGGCCGGGTGCTACCGCGACGGCTTCAACCTCACCTGCAACCACTCGTATAACCCGCCCAGGCTCTTCCTTGGCGATGGCACCATTCAG GTGCTTGACATCTCCTTCCCCAGTAACGAGGTGCGCGTCAACATCAACCGGATGGTATTCAACTCTACCGAGAAGCGCATCGTCCAAAACAAAACATTGGACGTGGGAGGCCCGTTCGTCGTGTCGAGATTTGGCAACAAGATAGGTTTGGTGGGCTGCAACGCGCGGGTTGACCTACGCGGGGGGGAGAACAACAGCTTGATCAGCTCCTGCACCGCCGTTTGCCCATCAGAAGATGATAGGTTTACCCTCTCCGGGCTCGGTGATAGTGCTTGTTCATCAGGCCTTGGGTGCTGCCAAGCAACGTTCCCTCTAGATTACTCTTCGTACAACATCCAGATCCAGAATCTGCAGCGGCAGAGCGTATCAAAGTTTGATAATTTAGTCTACGTAGTAGACGAGGAATTAAAATTTAGTTACACGCCTGAGTCACAAAACTTCCCTGAAGCGCTCCCGGCCGTACTAAATTGGTTTATAGTCAGTAATTTCTCATGTACACCCACTTCGAGTGCGCCCATAACCGGCCCGGAATGTCGCAGCGCTAATAGTGGTTGCTCTGGTGTCAATGGTGGGTACAAGTGCTACTGTCCCAACGGTTATCAAGGAAACCCCTACGTTTCTGGTGGATGCCATG ATATCGATGAATGCCACTCTCCAGATTACTCGTGTTACGGCGTGTGCAAAAACACGCCAGGATCGTACAGTTGCGAGTGCAATCAAGGCTACGAGGGAGATGCCTCGGAGCCAAACGGATGCAAAG ACATCGACGAGTGTGCGCACCCTGAAAATTACACGTGCCACGGAGAGTGCCAAAACTGGCCTGGAGGTTATACGTGCATTCCTGCAGTATCAG GTCGAGATTTAGGCTTGCGCATTGGTCTTGGGGTTGGCGGTGGCACAATTCTTTTACTTCTTGCATTTGGTGCTCCATTCATATCAAGTAAAATGAAGCTGCGCAAGATGAAAAGGATGAAAGAGACATTTTTTAGGCAAAACCATGGCTTGCTATTAGAACGATTGGTATCACAAAGGGCAGATATTGGTCAAAGGATGATCATGACTTTACAAGAGCTAGAGAAGGCCACAGACAATTTTGATAAATCTCGTGAAATTGGTGGTGGAGGACATGGTGTCGTGTACAAGGGAATTTTAGACCTACAAGTTGTTGCCATTAAGAAATCAAGGATTGTAGTAAAAAGAGAAATCAATGACTTCATAAATGAAGTTGCAATTCTTTCTCAAATCAATCATAGAAACGTGGTGAAGCTTCTAGGATGTTGCCTTGAGACAGAAGTTCCACTGTTAGTTTATGAGTTCATTTCAAATGGATCTCTCGATCACCATCTTTATGTTGATGGACCGATTTCGCTATCATGGGATGATCGAATAAGGATTGCTCTTGAAGTTGCTAGAGCCTTGACTTATCTACATTCAGCTACTACAATACCAATATTTCATAGGGATATTAAGGCATGCAACATACTTCTCGATGAAAATTTAATATCAAAGGTATCAGACTTCGGAGCTTCAAGGTATATTCCGGTTGAACAAACTGAAGTGACTACAGCAGTTCAGGGAACAATTGGCTACTTAGATCCCATGTACTACTATACAGGTCATCTGACAGATAAAAGTGATGTTTTTAGTTTTGGTGTTCTTCTTATAGAATTGCTCACTCGGAAAAGACCCATGTATATGACTGATCACGGTGAAAGTCTTGTGTTGTATTTTGCCTCGCTTCATAGACAAGGTCAGCTGGTCCAAATAATAGATCCTCAAGTCATGACAGAGGGAGATGGAGATCAAATCCAAGAAGTAGCATCACTAGCTGCAACATGCACTAAATTGGATGGACAAGACCGGCCTACTATGAGAGATGTGGAAATGACACTTGAAAACTTGCTAGTCAAGAAGAAGCTTGCTTCACATAGTGTAAAATCAAGTAGATATAATGCATCTGAAATTACATGGCATTACATGTTAGCTGCAGGCCAGGAAAGCAAGGAAATGAGCAAACAATACAACATTGGAGGAGGAGATGTTGTCTGA